The Lytechinus pictus isolate F3 Inbred chromosome 14, Lp3.0, whole genome shotgun sequence genomic sequence AAGTCTGGGTTATGGCCGTCGGGTCATGTTAGCTATAGAGGGCGTGGCTGACCGGACtaaaggtcatgtggtcaaaggtcatggctGACTGGGCcaaaggtcatgtggtcaaagggCATGGCTGACCGGGCTAcaggtcatgtggtcaaagggCATGGCTgaccgggtcaaaggtcacggctgaCCGGGCTAAAGTTcatgtggtcaaaggtcatggctgaccgggtcaaaggtcatgtggtcaaaggtcatggctgaccgggtcaaaggtcaaataggTATGAGGTCTATACTATAACTACTGTTCAATGCAGACAGAAGGTAAATTCAGTTTTAAATATGTTGCAAACacaatttaaaatgtttttttagaaACCAACCGTCTATACTGAAGGACAGAGACATTTAACTCCATCTTCTTTTACCACACACACATGGATTGAGTTCACGATGTATCATGATGGTTTGACAGTAGtcgaaaaaataattatgatgatcaaATTCTTGATGATTTGTctggattttctcttttatttacgAACTACAGCCCATCTCCGTCGAGCAATCAAGAATGCAAAGGTGAGGATGACGATTAAGCAGTTAATGGCGCCAAGAGTTAGAAATACTGCTGTGTAAGACCCAGTTTTGTCCTTGATCAGACCTGAGGAATGAAATAAGATTGAAAAATAGTGATGCAACATTTACACAACAATAATACACGTGTTAATTTTCAATGCGCCTGTGGAGGTGTGTGCGGGTGAGTGTTTGTGGGTGTAAGTGTATGGTTAGTGTGGATGTATGTGGGTTAGGGTGTGTGTTTCGATGCGGATACACATTCTTACCAGGGTTCTAGGGtttgtttcatttaaaaaaaacagatggCCATGGGAATTCGCATCTTGTCATATGGTACATTAATCACTCAAAATTCAGGTTAccaataaaatgttttgtttttgttctcaTTGAATTTGCATTTGTAATATACGTGGGGCCAGGCTCGACTAGCACTTGTGTTATTTTCTGGTCCCATTTaccattgtatgtttcttacaTTTATGTGTAACTATTAAGCAATTTGTTTCATAACCTGTGAACATGTGAATATTGTTGGTAaattaatcaatcaaatcaatgtATTTTACCATAGTAGTTACTTTAATGACCAAATTGCAGGATAAAGATCATTGTACTGCTATATTATACTCAAGCCCAAAGTTGTTTAATGTTATGAACAAACTATGGTTCTTACCCGAAAGTAGACTTCCAACACTTCCTCCGACGCCgtacataaaaccaaaaatccCTGATGCAACGGTGAAATTTTCATTGGACACAGACCCCTTGATAAAAGCAGCCGAAGATATTCCAAAGCTGAAGATACACATCCCCTGGATAAATGCTGTGGCACACATAGTGGGAAAGGATGTTATCAACGGATCGAATAAGAAGGTAGTTGATGACACAATGCCCAcaatcaggaaaaaaaatatgaagtcaAATTGGAAGAAGAGAACTGTAACACATAAAATCCGTCCTAGAATGCCACCTCCACCAGCAATAGACGACAACAATACAGCTCTTGATATCGGAATCCCGTGCCATACCGCTCTTGGAACAAGGAATAGAATCCATGACTGTACTACGACTGATGCGAAAAAGAGACAGGGCagtgaaataagtaaaagtGGTTCCCGGATGATAATGGAATCCCGAAGCCACCGATATAATCGAACTGTCCAGCCCCGATCTTCGCGATTTTTCGAGGTTGCTCTTGATGATGAAACGTCATCTGACCTATATCGCTCTTCATCCATTGTAGTCATCATCAAGTCTTCtccatcaccgtcatcatctgGATCAATTAACGGTTCTTCCCAACTGTTTCCTTGTTTCTGTGTCTTTGTGGATTTCTGATAACCTCGCTTACCTGTTCTGGCAGACCTAAGAGCACAACTGGCTGCAATAGCATGCATGCTGATACCTCCAAGGATGAGCATGGAGCCACTAAATCCATAGGCGTCTAGCGCCCGCTCGATGATGACCGGAACCAGTAATGCACCGGCAGTGCTTCCGAGGTTGCCTATGGCGTTCATAAGTACGAACCTTCCCTGAAAGTAATCGTTGAGTAAGACCTTGGTTGGTAGATATCCCATCGACAGTCCAAATCctagagaagagaagagaaagaggaaagtgGAAAATGTAAGAGAATTGGCAATTTTGAACCACAGTTATTTTCTGATCgcatattaaagagaaattccagtagttgcagtaaacactgatttcatgagaaagtctgtaaaaccaggcttaattgtcagtatatcatcgaggatctagatctggtacagttacataaactgaactttgtgaaatattgatatctacgctgaaaaatgttcagactgaacttccccaacacagataagcgcacgtgggactgtgtataattattgctttgagcgtcgggcccgacgctctacccgaatcctgtgcttatttgctgatttctcagcaattacacaatttcttccagaatcctttggcacatgcgttttatttatgcaaacagacactttggtggtcatttcattggattctgtacgaactcattttggtatcgttaccaaaactagcatttacatTTAAGCAAACATTTTTTACTGTTGTAAGTTCAAAAAACATGTCATGGATACATTAAACTTAGTCGTCATGGCTAACTTTAATCATCTTGGCAATAAGACAACTATATCCAAAATGTGAATGTCATCAAGGTGATGTAAATCATCTAAGCAAAtgaatgttaaaaaaacaagtttttaataTACGATAAGATATATTATATTCCCCAGTGAATCGGATCAACCCGAAACTGTAAATGGGGGCGACGCGTCGTGGTCTTGTGGTTAGGAATCTCGTCTTTCAGtgagagggacgtgggtttgaatcTCAGCCAcagcgtgttttccttcagcaagaaatctatccacattgtgttgcactcaacccagtataggtgaatgggtacccggcaggattaattccttgaatgcaccaagcgcctttagcagctggagctacagccgGCATGGCCGGGATAATATAATACAGTAGTGTGCCAATGAAGAGAAAACTAGATGCATaggcgcctcataaatgctaggcctatatattattGTCGACAGGGTGATATAAAACATCTCACCAAGTTTATGACAAGCCTTCAACAACTACTAGTAGAGTAGGCCTAAATTGctttctactttcatttttataaaaccTTTTTGGTCAAATATGACAAATCAACTGGAGACAACAACACCACCACAAGTTGGTTGCCACGGAGGAATTTGTCTTTCCAAGCAGACTTCCCAAAAATGGTAAATCGATATTGCAAGATACATGCTTATCAAATATCAAGTCGATCCAGCAAAAAATGTCTTACTGGTCCTAGTTTCTTGCCAAGCCGACTTCTCCGAAACTTTAAGTCGACATGGCGACACAGATCTTCTAAAAAGTAAATATTTGTAAGCGACAAACTActtcacattttatttcaaaatatttaactGATTTCCATATTTGACCAAAGTAATTCACAATACATTTTGACGCTTTAAAGTCATGTCAGTTGTTTGACatcaatttcatttgattactatttgacaaaatattagaAGGTAGCGAAGAATCCTTCATTCAAAGTTTATTCTTCATATTTGTCTGTATAAAATTACCTGTTAAAGCAAGACAGAATCCAAGAGCAGTTACCGAAGTCAGATAGCCA encodes the following:
- the LOC129276284 gene encoding monocarboxylate transporter 2-like isoform X1, coding for MFSKMEGIQESEDKWKYVIVLSKFIVQFVEVATMKSLGVLIPTMLIVFSTDASSLGLVCSMPTAVMLFGSLPVAYVLKSSCVSVRVMAVIGAILASSGIIIAGYLTSVTALGFCLALTGFGLSMGYLPTKVLLNDYFQGRFVLMNAIGNLGSTAGALLVPVIIERALDAYGFSGSMLILGGISMHAIAASCALRSARTGKRGYQKSTKTQKQGNSWEEPLIDPDDDGDGEDLMMTTMDEERYRSDDVSSSRATSKNREDRGWTVRLYRWLRDSIIIREPLLLISLPCLFFASVVVQSWILFLVPRAVWHGIPISRAVLLSSIAGGGGILGRILCVTVLFFQFDFIFFFLIVGIVSSTTFLFDPLITSFPTMCATAFIQGMCIFSFGISSAAFIKGSVSNENFTVASGIFGFMYGVGGSVGSLLSGLIKDKTGSYTAVFLTLGAINCLIVILTFAFLIARRRWAVVRK
- the LOC129276284 gene encoding monocarboxylate transporter 2-like isoform X2 — translated: MFSKMEGIQESEDKWKYVIVLSKFIVQFVEVATMKSLGVLIPTMLIVFSTDASSLGLVCSMPTAVMLFGSLPVAYVLKSSCVSVRVMAVIGAILASSGIIIAGYLTSVTALGFCLALTGFGLSMGYLPTKVLLNDYFQGRFVLMNAIGNLGSTAGALLVPVIIERALDAYGFSGSMLILGGISMHAIAASCALRSARTGKRGYQKSTKTQKQGNSWEEPLIDPDDDGDGEDLMMTTMDEERYRSDDVSSSRATSKNREDRGWTVRLYRWLRDSIIIREPLLLISLPCLFFASVVVQSWILFLVPRAVWHGIPISRAVLLSSIAGGGGILGRILCVTVLFFQFDFIFFFLIVGIVSSTTFLFDPLITSFPTMCATAFIQGMCIFSFGISSAAFIKGAWLTGSKVTADRAQFDACITYP